The window GGCGGGTCGAGCCCGTCCGTTCCCGCGCTCCCGGCGACCGACCCGACCTGGACCGCGGGGGGCGTGACCGACAACGGCGACGGCACCGTGACGTACACACTGGCGTACGTGGGCAGCGTCGCGGGGCAGGGGGTCACGCACGTCACGTTCGGCATCCTCGGTCCGACGCCGCTGAACTCGGGTATCCCCGTGACGGTCACCTCGACGGGGAGCCCCAGCGACGGCACCGTGCACACGCGCACCGCCACGCTGTTCTGACGTTCGCGGCACCACGGCGATCGTCGCTCGGGAATCGGGTGAGGACATCGTACGGTGGAGGGCATGGCGAACAGACGTGCAGTGGTGACAGGGGCGAGTTCCGGGATCGGCGCGGCGACGGTGCGCGCGCTGCGGGGGCGGGGATGGGACGTGGTCGGCGTCGCCCGCCGGGAGGACCGCCTGCGGGCCCTGGCGGCGGAGACCGGGGCCTCGGTGATCGCGTGCGACCTGACCGACGGTGCCGCCGTGTCGGCCCTGGTCGGAGAGCTCGAGCGTTCGGGTCCGCTGCACGCGCTGGTGCAGGTCGCCGGGGGCGCGCGCGGGACGGACCGCGTGGAGGATGCCGCGATCGACGACTGGCAGTGGATGTTCGACGCGAACGTGCTGGCCACGCAGCGCCTGGTCGCGGGCCTCCTGCCCCTCCTGCGGGCGACGGCCGAGGTGGACGGGCACGCCGACACGGTGTTCGTGACCTCGACCGCCGCGCAGACGGCGTATCCGGGCGGGGCGGGGTACAACGCGGCGAAGGCGGCCGAGGCGATGCTGGTGCGGGCCCTGCGCCAGGAGCTCAACGGCGAGCCCATCCGGGTCGTGGAGGTCGCGCCGGGGATGGTGCACACGGAGGAGTTCACGCTCAACCGTCTCGGCGGCGACGCGGTCGCGGCGGAGGCGGTGTACGCCGGGGTGGAGGCGCCCCTCCTGGCCGACGACGTCGCCGATGTGATCGCCTACGCGCTGGGGGCTCCCGCACACGTCAATCTCGACCTGATCACGATGCGCCCGGTGGCGCAGTCCGCCCAGCACCTGCTCGCGCGGGGTCCGCTGCGCGTGCGGACCGCGGAGTGATGGCGGGCCGCGGCCTCGCCGAGCTCGCGCGCGACGGACTGATCGATCCGGGCTGGGCGGAGGCTCTGGCTCCCGCGCAGGAGCGGATCACCGCGCTCGGCGAGCGGCTCTGTGCGGAACAGGCGGCCGGTCGCGGCTACCTTCCCGCGGGCGAGAACGTGCTGCGGGCGTTCCAGCGGCCGCTGTCGGAGGTGCGGGTGCTCATCACGGGGCAGGACCCGTACCCCACGCCGGGGCATCCGATCGGGCTGTCGTTCGCGGTGGACCGCCACGTGCGACCGCTGCCGCGGAGTCTGACGAACATCTACAAGGAGCGCGAGAGCGACCTCGGTCTCCCGCCCGCGCCGCACGGCGACCTCACGGCGTGGAGCGACCAGGGCGTGCTGCTGCTCAACCGGGTGCTCACCGTGCAGCCGGGCGCGGCGGGCTCGCACCGCCGCTGGGGC of the Microbacterium sufflavum genome contains:
- a CDS encoding SDR family oxidoreductase; protein product: MANRRAVVTGASSGIGAATVRALRGRGWDVVGVARREDRLRALAAETGASVIACDLTDGAAVSALVGELERSGPLHALVQVAGGARGTDRVEDAAIDDWQWMFDANVLATQRLVAGLLPLLRATAEVDGHADTVFVTSTAAQTAYPGGAGYNAAKAAEAMLVRALRQELNGEPIRVVEVAPGMVHTEEFTLNRLGGDAVAAEAVYAGVEAPLLADDVADVIAYALGAPAHVNLDLITMRPVAQSAQHLLARGPLRVRTAE
- a CDS encoding uracil-DNA glycosylase; this translates as MAGRGLAELARDGLIDPGWAEALAPAQERITALGERLCAEQAAGRGYLPAGENVLRAFQRPLSEVRVLITGQDPYPTPGHPIGLSFAVDRHVRPLPRSLTNIYKERESDLGLPPAPHGDLTAWSDQGVLLLNRVLTVQPGAAGSHRRWGWEEVTELAIRALVARDQPLVAVLWGRDAANLRPLLGDTPVIESAHPSPLSASRGFFGSRPFSRANALLAEAGGDPVDWRVEGEAEASLS